The Bacteroides sp. DNA segment GCCTCCGGAGCGGTCATCCTCCCAGGCAAACACCCACTGCCCGCCACTAAAGGGGGCGATATCCGGGTGCACTTTATTGGACTGCACCGAACAGATGAAGGCCTCGTCGGGATCCCATACAAACAACCCGTCCTTGTCAAGGCGGGTGGCCCGGATGGAGGTCTCACTGGCATTGAAGTAATGCTCGTAGACCAGGATCACGTTGTCGTCAACGGGCATGGCAAAAAGCGGGAGCAAGGGTTGTGGGGTCACGGGGAAGATCACCTTGCCCTGGTCGCCCCAGAGCAGCTGGCCGTCGGGATTCACCTTCTGGCCGAAGATGCCCCATTGGTTTTGGTCGCCGGTCACTTCATTCCAGTAAACGTAAACATCGGGATCTCCTGCAGGCCTGGCCAGCTGGGGGTAAAACTGGTTAAAGCTGGTGCGATTGGAAAGGAGCACGCCATTTTCGGGCAGGAGGAGCTGACCGTCGCCATCCACATGATGCAGCCATGAAGAAGCGGCCGTGCCGGACTGGCTGAAGTCGTGCCAGGCCATATAGAAGCCATCGTTGCCATCGTTGACAAAGGGGACGATTTGATACCAGGCCTGAATGGTGCCCTGGTTGTAGACCACGGTAAAGTTGTCCCAGACAGGTTCTCCGGCAGCATTGTATCGCTGGGCAAGGATATGGCGGGTAGGTGCCCAGCCTGGCCCGCTGTCATCAAAGATCTTAAGGATCACCTCGTCCTCGCCAACGGGAAGGAGTTGGGGCCAGGAATAGGTATTGGTTCCGCTGAGGGTGATGCCCCACTCGCCCCATAGCTTGATACCTTCCGGGCTGATCTTTTGCAGGATGACCACGTTATCGGCCTGCCAGGCAAAGACAGCGTTGTTGCTGGCGGTGACCACCACCTTGGGCGACACATCGAAGGCACTGCTGCTCGAAAGCATGATGCCATCAGGCCCCCAGACGAATTCACCCTCGGGCGAGATCCGGTAAGCCACGGTATTGTTGTCGCCCGATTCACGGATATCCTGCCAGGAAAGGATGGCATGGTTTTCGTGATCCACGGTCATATCCCAGTCGGTGAGCCAAGTCATGCTGGGATGGTCGCTGATCAGCAAGCCATTCTCTTCCCAAAGACGGTTTCCCTGGGCATCATAGCGCTGGAGGCGCACGTTGTAGTTCCCTCCCTCCAGGGAGAAGTAACCGATGTAATAATAGCCATCAGGCCCGACCCCGATTTTCGGGATCACTTCTTCACCAGGCAGGTTGGTAACCTGTAAATTCACTGCGGCATCATCGCTCCATTGAGCCATAACCACCAAGGAAAGAAAGCACAAAAGGAAGAGTAGTTTTGTTTTCATAAGGTTGCGGATTTATCAATGAAATTGTTGCCCTTAAATTTAATAAAAATTGAAAATCAAGGCAATAGACATACAAGATATTTTCGGAATCTAAAAAAAGACAAAAAAAACCGAGCCGCCTGAAGGCGGCCCGGAAAAAAGAGAAGTTATTTTTACCGATTACGAATCCATTCTTAGGGATTTATTTGATAATCAGCTTGTCTGTCATCATTCTTGCGGCTGTCTGAACCTGAATGATGTAGGTTCCAGGCTCCAGGTCTAAACTGATGATGTTGTGTCCATCGGGAAGCTGGTTAGCGTAAAGGAGCTGTCCGTTGAGGTCGATGATTCTGACCTGTGCAGGCTTGGGAAGCACCAGGCTGAAATTTCCGTTGCTGGGGTTGGGATAGACCTGCGGCTTGTCCCCGGTCAGGCGTTCATCCATATCCACAGTGCCCAGGATCTCAACAGAAGCTTTTTCAGAGACCCCGCTATGATACACCGCTTCGACTTCCACCAGGTGGGTGCCGGCCTCCAGTTCGGTAAGCTGGTGGCTCATGTCAGTGATTTCTGAGGCTACAAGGCCGCCATCGAGATACACATTGAACGACTGCACGTGGTCGAACGGCTTCTGATACTCCAGGTCATCAAGGAGCAAAAAGTAGGTGTCGTTTGAGACATACTGGATAGCCAGGTATTTTGTGCCTTGGGGGGCTTCAAACGTATACTGGGTCCACTGCACCGGAGGAACCACACCAGAGCCCTGCGGGAGGGCGGTGAAGTCGTCAGGCTCGATTCCAGTGGTTGAATATTTCACGTGGAAGGTCTCTGGATATTGACTTACCAGGGAGCTGGCCATGAAAGAGAAGGTACCGGGTCCTGCCGGAATAATCAGCCAGTCGTCATTGGCGCCACCAGGGCCAGCCATGGCCACCAGGTAACGGCGCCCTGAAGAAGCTACCAGATTAACAGGGGGAGTGGTGGCAAATGGATTAAACACCATATAAGACATGGGGCTGCCTGCATCGGGCCAGGAGAAGTTGGTGTAGGTATAGGTTTCCAGGCCATCACCATCAACCAGGATGTAATCGCCTATGTTGGTTTTCCCGAAATCGGGATAGGATTCAATATTGTCGATAAAAGCACCATGGAGCGACCATGACAGGGTAGCTGAAGAGCCGTCTTCGTTTAGTTCGGCTTCCAGATCAGAAGGCATGACCTTGTATTCATAAACCGGCACTTCCAGGGTTTGGCTTTCCATAACAGCAAGGTTTTCCATTTCCAGCAGCTTATAGTTGTCCATCTGGACTTCCAGGTTGTAGTTGCCTCTCCAGACTCCGTCAAAGCTTGCAGGGCTTTCCAGGTCTTCCACGTGGGTTTCATACAAGTAATCGTTGTTCCACAAGCGGATATAAGCCTGTGCAGGAGCCAGCGCATTGGGTTGGAGCAGAAGGGATAGGTCGAAAATCATATCCAGTGGCAAAGGATTCGAGAGGGACATCTCAGAGAACACCTCAGGACCATACTGTGCGAGGACGCCATAGCGGTAAACGCCGGGCTCCTCTTCCTGAATGCTTGTATCGAGGAAGGCGTTCCCGGTCACCGGGCCGGGAGTGATATCGGTCCAAGTGGATGGCTCAGCATCAGCAAGACCTCTGAAGACCTTGTATCCCATGGGATCAGCTTCAACGGTTGTGTGGACGATGCCGTATATGTTCCAGTTCTTGTTGGTAAGGCTCATGCCGGTCCAGACCCCATCGGAGTAAAGCATGCTGCCTTTCTTAAGGGGAGCGTTTGGCCCCTCATCAATTCCGATTGGGTAAGCACCATATCCCGGAAGGAAATGTATCCCGATCCAGAATTCCTGGGTCTGGTCAATGAGGATGGCCTGGTCCAGTTCGAAGGTGTACCAGCCTTCTTCGCTTGCGAAGCCCTCTTGTGAATGGAGCAGGGTGGATGCGTTAGTGCCCTGGAAAACCTTGATGATGAAGTTGGCGTGGTTGTTAAAATAAACCTTTACGTGCGTCAGCTTTCCATTCTCTGGAATCGATGCCTGCAAATCCACATAGGAGAACCGGATGCCTGCAATAAACTCCTCACCGCCAAAGCCCCAGCCATCGTTTACATTGGTTTGGGTGCCCCAGGCGAGCATGGACTCGTGGTCAAGGCCATAGGGAATTTCCCAGTTCAATTGTGCACCGTTTTCAGCCAGCTCAGCCACAACGTTCATTGGTTTGTGGGGCTCAGTGGTCAGGGTGATGTTGCCCAGGGAGTAATCTTCTTCTTCACTGGTGAAGCTATCCTGGTAGGAGTAATATAACGGATGGATCACTTCAATCTGGTATTCTTTCCCGCCATAAGCCTGGAGACTGAAGGCGCCGGTTTCATCCGTAACGGTATTGAAAGCGGAATACCCGCTGAGGTTAACATAGGCATTGGCCAATGGGGTGCTGGCCTGGTTGAAAACAGTACCAGAGATTACCACCGGATCGGCATTGTAAAGGGTGATATTCAGTAACCTTTCTTCATTGTCAGAAACAGTTAAGGATACTACCTCTGCATTGAAGCCTTCCTTGAAAAAGGTAACTTCATAATTCCCGGGCAAAAGGGCTGGGATCTGGTAGGTTCCATCGGCAGCAGTTACCACGGTCTCCTGCTGATAGGCTTCCGCATCGCCTTCGGCGGGCATCAAAGATACAGTGACATCCTGCAGGCCGGCTGTGCCATCATCCATTGTAACAATGCCTGATAAAGAGGCATAATCTTCAACTTTTGTGGTTACGATACTGGGAATGGTGCCTATTTCTTCAGTGGCCCAGGAGGCAGGTTGGGTTGAAATGGTGCTCATATCAATCCCGTAGCCAATGGCGTAATAGGTACGAATGCCTTCTACCTGGGTGTTGTAAAAAGCACGGCCGGTAAAGCTGGGAGGACTTGATATGAGGGGCTTAACGACGGTAATGATCACATTTTGTCCGCTGGCGGCATCATAAAAGAAGGGCTGATCGAGGTCAATCTCAATGGCACGGGGGCCTGCCTGAAAGGCGATGGGGCCTTCATAAACAAGTTTCTGGTTGCCAAAGTATTCCCAAACCACATTGCTGGGCGTGGAGCCAAATACCTGGCGGTTGGTCGTACTCATATAAACCTTGTAATTACTGGATCCGTTACCTGAGCCGATGTTACTGAAATAAGCAATGCTGGTGATGAGGCCACCCTCACCCATTTGATCAGCGGTATAAATGCTCTGTGAAATCATTGAATTACGGGACAGCTCAAATACCTGTTCAGACTCGTATTTTCCCCAGGTCACCGGTTGCTGGTTCGCTTCCATTCCCGAATAGGCGTTCTGAAGACCTGGTTCTCCAGCCTCTTCTTCGCTGATGTGTGCAACGATAGAATAGGTGTAAAGATTAAAGTCAGGAATTTCCGTTTCAACGAAGGAGGTGTCAGGATGCATGGTGACCAGAGTCTCCGTTTGGCTGCCAGCTGTTCTTGTTACTGTATAACCAACAACAGGGTCCTGCAACATCCCTCCATTGGCCCCATAGTTAACGGCATTCCACGAAACAACCGATTGCAGGCTTTCGTTTTGTGTTACCATGATTGTATGCGGAGCGCCAGGGGTAGTCTCGTAATCCAGGAAAAGGAAGGGGGAAGAAGAGGGCACACCTTCGCCCTCACTGTTATAAGGTACCAGGCGGTAAGCGTAGAAGCCCGTTGACACAAGGGTGTTGTCAGTAAAACTGGCAGCCTCTCCAATCTCCTGATCGGTGAGGTCTGTTAGAGGTTGAAATGTCATGGGATGGGTCCCGCGAAAAACCTTAATGCCGCTTAATTCTGCCAGAGGGCTTTCATCCTGCGTTATTTCAGGGTTGATCCAATTCAAATGGACGGCCATTTGGTCACCTAATTCAGTTTCGGCATCTAAATTGGATACAGGACCAGGGGCGAGATAAGGGACAAAAGCGTTGAATTCAATATCATCAACCATCAGGCAGTAGGCATAAGAAACACCCACGATGGCAATGTGTTTAGCATTGGCAGGGATGGAAAACTGATGCCTGGTCCAGGTAAAGTTGGCAGTAATGGGATTACCCCCATTAAAGAATATGAAATCTTCAGGATTTGTACCTTCAAAGGAATAACCAACCTTAAAATGCTCATCACCGAAAAAGTCAAAGGTACCCTTGGCATAAAAGGAAAACTGCCCGCCATCGTGGGGAGCCAGCTCGCGGGTAATCATCCAGTTGTTGCTGGGACCACTATTGGAACTAATACTCATGAAAACCTTCTCTCCAGAGCGCGGCTGAAACTCGGGGAAAGTGTTGACCGGATTCGTCTTGGATGGGTTATACAAAATAAAAGCCTGGGGTTGGTTCTTATTGGGATAATCCTGGAAGGGCCCTGCAGGAACCAAACCATCCAGGTCACTCATTATCCAACCTTCAATATTGTCTATGGCAAAGTCGTCATGCCATTCTGCATCATCCTTGAAGGAATAAAGTAAGCCCGTATTTTCTCTCGTTGTTTTA contains these protein-coding regions:
- a CDS encoding T9SS type A sorting domain-containing protein, which translates into the protein MKTKLLFLLCFLSLVVMAQWSDDAAVNLQVTNLPGEEVIPKIGVGPDGYYYIGYFSLEGGNYNVRLQRYDAQGNRLWEENGLLISDHPSMTWLTDWDMTVDHENHAILSWQDIRESGDNNTVAYRISPEGEFVWGPDGIMLSSSSAFDVSPKVVVTASNNAVFAWQADNVVILQKISPEGIKLWGEWGITLSGTNTYSWPQLLPVGEDEVILKIFDDSGPGWAPTRHILAQRYNAAGEPVWDNFTVVYNQGTIQAWYQIVPFVNDGNDGFYMAWHDFSQSGTAASSWLHHVDGDGQLLLPENGVLLSNRTSFNQFYPQLARPAGDPDVYVYWNEVTGDQNQWGIFGQKVNPDGQLLWGDQGKVIFPVTPQPLLPLFAMPVDDNVILVYEHYFNASETSIRATRLDKDGLFVWDPDEAFICSVQSNKVHPDIAPFSGGQWVFAWEDDRSGGTDLFAQNLRPNGTLGNAVTETVTLTITITGSGTVEVDDVAYSEPLSMEEGTTVNLEALAEEGWLFEGWSGDLVSAEALTTITMDNDKTITATFVEIPVYSLTLHAVPEAGGTVEGEGDYEAGAEVSITATPAAGYIFLEWEDEGGEEFGDMAQMTFTMPESDLILKAVFQSTASVPNLALTEVRLFPNPASSRVTIRSGSPIQTIRILDLTGKGVTEIPIPNASEKVIDLAGIEAGIYFVQVITSRGIKVQKLQVIRP
- a CDS encoding choice-of-anchor J domain-containing protein, whose amino-acid sequence is MKKTIIMYSLLMLTTFAMVSMAMSAEGKTTRENTGLLYSFKDDAEWHDDFAIDNIEGWIMSDLDGLVPAGPFQDYPNKNQPQAFILYNPSKTNPVNTFPEFQPRSGEKVFMSISSNSGPSNNWMITRELAPHDGGQFSFYAKGTFDFFGDEHFKVGYSFEGTNPEDFIFFNGGNPITANFTWTRHQFSIPANAKHIAIVGVSYAYCLMVDDIEFNAFVPYLAPGPVSNLDAETELGDQMAVHLNWINPEITQDESPLAELSGIKVFRGTHPMTFQPLTDLTDQEIGEAASFTDNTLVSTGFYAYRLVPYNSEGEGVPSSSPFLFLDYETTPGAPHTIMVTQNESLQSVVSWNAVNYGANGGMLQDPVVGYTVTRTAGSQTETLVTMHPDTSFVETEIPDFNLYTYSIVAHISEEEAGEPGLQNAYSGMEANQQPVTWGKYESEQVFELSRNSMISQSIYTADQMGEGGLITSIAYFSNIGSGNGSSNYKVYMSTTNRQVFGSTPSNVVWEYFGNQKLVYEGPIAFQAGPRAIEIDLDQPFFYDAASGQNVIITVVKPLISSPPSFTGRAFYNTQVEGIRTYYAIGYGIDMSTISTQPASWATEEIGTIPSIVTTKVEDYASLSGIVTMDDGTAGLQDVTVSLMPAEGDAEAYQQETVVTAADGTYQIPALLPGNYEVTFFKEGFNAEVVSLTVSDNEERLLNITLYNADPVVISGTVFNQASTPLANAYVNLSGYSAFNTVTDETGAFSLQAYGGKEYQIEVIHPLYYSYQDSFTSEEEDYSLGNITLTTEPHKPMNVVAELAENGAQLNWEIPYGLDHESMLAWGTQTNVNDGWGFGGEEFIAGIRFSYVDLQASIPENGKLTHVKVYFNNHANFIIKVFQGTNASTLLHSQEGFASEEGWYTFELDQAILIDQTQEFWIGIHFLPGYGAYPIGIDEGPNAPLKKGSMLYSDGVWTGMSLTNKNWNIYGIVHTTVEADPMGYKVFRGLADAEPSTWTDITPGPVTGNAFLDTSIQEEEPGVYRYGVLAQYGPEVFSEMSLSNPLPLDMIFDLSLLLQPNALAPAQAYIRLWNNDYLYETHVEDLESPASFDGVWRGNYNLEVQMDNYKLLEMENLAVMESQTLEVPVYEYKVMPSDLEAELNEDGSSATLSWSLHGAFIDNIESYPDFGKTNIGDYILVDGDGLETYTYTNFSWPDAGSPMSYMVFNPFATTPPVNLVASSGRRYLVAMAGPGGANDDWLIIPAGPGTFSFMASSLVSQYPETFHVKYSTTGIEPDDFTALPQGSGVVPPVQWTQYTFEAPQGTKYLAIQYVSNDTYFLLLDDLEYQKPFDHVQSFNVYLDGGLVASEITDMSHQLTELEAGTHLVEVEAVYHSGVSEKASVEILGTVDMDERLTGDKPQVYPNPSNGNFSLVLPKPAQVRIIDLNGQLLYANQLPDGHNIISLDLEPGTYIIQVQTAARMMTDKLIIK